The genomic segment AAAGGGCGATTTTTGCGTCGAGTTTGTTGAAAAACGTGATTTCTAAAAAGATGCAGTTTGAGCAGGAGCGCAAAATGGAGAGGGGGGAAATCTGTGACACTCACCCGGCAGTCTCCCCCTGTTTGCACATGAAAGATCCAGATCAGCTGAGGGACAAGTGCAGAGGCGTACAAAGGCAGATTTCAGACACAGGCTCAGCTTTCACTGTCAATTCTCTTGAGGAGGGGGGCAGACTCAGCTCGTTTGAGTCAGCAGAGGAGACCGCAGATAACAAACCTTCAGAGAGGGGAGAAGATGATGCTAAAGCAGCTGCACTCCACAGCCAAAGTAGTTTGTTTAATGAATCAAAGGAAGATGATCCTCCACAGGTGTCTTCTGTAAGTGatgcagcagcaaaggaaaggTTGGACTCCAACAGCATGCTGACCAAACTGCTTTTTGTGCCCAGCTACCAACTCCTATCAAAGGACAGGGGCCTCAGCGGGGATCTGACGCAGCACTCCTGTGATAAGGGGGCAGTAAATGAGCTCAAAAAGGGAAATGATGGAGACTTTGACAAGGAGGGAAACAcaccagaaataaaaatatgtctcCGAAGCACAAAAGAAGACAAAGGCGGCACACTGAACATTGCACATCTATTGACCCCCAAAATTAGTGGCAATATTAACACCTTCAGGGCTGGAGAGGATAATAAATCCCACGTTCTAGGAGATAAAGTTCCTAACTTCACTGTCAGAGACATAAGAGACACCAAATGCAAGTTTCAGACACCGATCTATCATGTTAGGGATGTGCGGAAATTGGTTAAAAGCTCATATCGCTTTATATCGTTGGATAAAAGTgacaataaatgtgaaaaactgGAGCCGAAGGTCAAAACGGAGCCAGCTAAAAACTCTTTACCCTCCCCAATGGTGATTAAATGCAACTCTGTGAAAACGAACGTTCAGTCAGAGACGAGTGAGGTGTCACACAAACAAGAAGCAGACGCgccacatgaaaaaaatgaaaaaaactcctTGCCTTGCAGTGCTGGAAGACTGCCCACGGCTCCAAACAAGCTGGATCCATTTGAGGCTAACCCCGAGGCCAAATCGGCCAAACAAAGGCAGGACAAGTTTCTTTGTGAGGTGGCGGAGAAGAGAAGTGAGGCTCCGGTAAAGCAGGATGCACTGGAGAAGCTAAAAGCTGCAGTCAAAACGATGGAGCAGCTCTACGTTTTTGATCGAAACGAATGGAAGCGTAAAACTCAAGCCCCGCACCCGGTAACCGGTAGCCACGTTCTGTCCGTTATTGCCAGTGAGGAGCCCGAGAATGCCGACAGAACTCCTCAGCCTTTAATCAATGCAACAGAAACAGGGAAGAGAGCCTCAAACATCATACACGTTCCATACAACAACGACACGTTTAAAACGGTCCCccaggaaaacaaaactttcacaAACAAAAGCGTCCTTCATTTTGGGAACAGAACCTATGTCGGAGTCAGCTCGGAAAGTGTCCCCGATCCACAGAGTTCTCCTCTGCAAACATCACCTGCTATTAAAAACTCCAAGACACCAGCGGCTCCACTGTCGGTGAAAATAGAGCCGACGAAACACGGCCAGGTGGAGCAGGGACAGTCCAAAATCAGCCCCAGTAATCCCACTGTCACACAAGGCTGCTCGGACTCCGAGAACTATTTAACCATTCCCGGTCTGGGGCGTGCAAATGAAACCAAACTGCTAAATCGAGAGTCTGGGTCTTTAGGCCTCGGGAGTGCTGATGCGGATGATTTAAAGGGATCTGAGAAGAAGAAGTCTCCTTTGTTCTTGGAGCATCCAGCTGCATCCATCTACCATCGCTCAACAGCAGTGACAAGCCCGCAGAAACAGCACCAGGTGTTGTGTTTCTCCTCTTCTGCCCTGAATGTGTCCCCCACCCCGTCTGCTGGGGACGCGGCCCCACAGACCCAGAGAAAGATGCTTTTAGATCCCACAACTGGACATTATTACCTGGTGGACACCCCCTTACAGGCCACCACAAAGAAATTATTTGACCCCGACACAGGCCAGTATGTGGAGGTGCCTATGCCTCACTCACCTGTTGCTCCCGTCACACCTGTGCATCTCTCCTTGTCTCCCATAGCCCTCAGCCCCCCAGCGTACACCCCCACTTACATGATCTATCCGGGCTTCATCCCCTCTCCCACCTTAGCAGCTCAGGCGGTGATGTCACAGTCGCCGTGCCACTCAGAGG from the Oryzias melastigma strain HK-1 linkage group LG1, ASM292280v2, whole genome shotgun sequence genome contains:
- the LOC112156963 gene encoding uncharacterized protein C4orf54; the protein is MEAAEKTLTYQDDTGLHGKLLKKADPRGGSPAEDTTSAESNYVDLDMRAGGPTTVKVTFTGEGNQLSVIKCSKSEERKDETIEEEEENTGTQETAPKLPNADPDSGNEDLQYTDVYLNSKTDLDDALSERCGSDAVEDESHYITTHEIQLTELDHDVDYDLGRGTCWEFEDDNLVYSFVDYASFESDETREGTVVLEGRSQAKVLSTLTGAVSTEQEDSDLCDSDKCASSDESVCRSLREDAGKIHLSIQTSSRGNEPAGGSGYAAHFGDRRHFSLVSSGARAGPLCDRGQYFIPAPGRQHLATKLRRNDINDYSSGASSSISELDDADKEVRNLTAKSFRSLACPYFDAINFSTSSESSLSEYGLNKWSAFVDWNYGNMRAKERSVIAHKSTTLEMNRTVDNRRHSDSRGGMKASPNKRTDSRQSASSTQKIHLTDPQQVQRGVTLNFRCNVESPNARRGSKCSVKAHSGCALQCRRTDGSGDTHKRAIFASSLLKNVISKKMQFEQERKMERGEICDTHPAVSPCLHMKDPDQLRDKCRGVQRQISDTGSAFTVNSLEEGGRLSSFESAEETADNKPSERGEDDAKAAALHSQSSLFNESKEDDPPQVSSVSDAAAKERLDSNSMLTKLLFVPSYQLLSKDRGLSGDLTQHSCDKGAVNELKKGNDGDFDKEGNTPEIKICLRSTKEDKGGTLNIAHLLTPKISGNINTFRAGEDNKSHVLGDKVPNFTVRDIRDTKCKFQTPIYHVRDVRKLVKSSYRFISLDKSDNKCEKLEPKVKTEPAKNSLPSPMVIKCNSVKTNVQSETSEVSHKQEADAPHEKNEKNSLPCSAGRLPTAPNKLDPFEANPEAKSAKQRQDKFLCEVAEKRSEAPVKQDALEKLKAAVKTMEQLYVFDRNEWKRKTQAPHPVTGSHVLSVIASEEPENADRTPQPLINATETGKRASNIIHVPYNNDTFKTVPQENKTFTNKSVLHFGNRTYVGVSSESVPDPQSSPLQTSPAIKNSKTPAAPLSVKIEPTKHGQVEQGQSKISPSNPTVTQGCSDSENYLTIPGLGRANETKLLNRESGSLGLGSADADDLKGSEKKKSPLFLEHPAASIYHRSTAVTSPQKQHQVLCFSSSALNVSPTPSAGDAAPQTQRKMLLDPTTGHYYLVDTPLQATTKKLFDPDTGQYVEVPMPHSPVAPVTPVHLSLSPIALSPPAYTPTYMIYPGFIPSPTLAAQAVMSQSPCHSEDAAGEHVKNSKDVETAYYSATREAQQGPVHLPVSLGHVITRGGAARSDRTPLISITTQQGPRIVAPPSFDGKTMSFVVEHR